A part of Thermocrinis albus DSM 14484 genomic DNA contains:
- a CDS encoding PepSY domain-containing protein → MMSWMLGMLIVGYALASDTCTGVISAEDAIRYARQYVGEVKSVHLSKNRHGECYYRVRGTEGSAVVDARDGKLLRFYRKR, encoded by the coding sequence ATGATGAGCTGGATGTTGGGGATGTTGATAGTTGGTTACGCTTTAGCATCTGATACGTGCACGGGTGTTATATCTGCAGAAGATGCCATCAGGTATGCCAGACAGTATGTAGGAGAAGTTAAAAGTGTCCACCTTTCCAAAAACAGACACGGTGAGTGTTATTACAGAGTCAGAGGAACGGAGGGTAGTGCGGTGGTGGACGCACGGGATGGAAAGCTCCTGAGATTTTACAGAAAACGCTGA
- a CDS encoding N-glycosylase/DNA lyase, with translation MQDELLLIKEKVGQYVDRRIGEFERLGREGRTHYDFRPFLDVDMDTDIFSELCFCILTANSSAVLGIKLQKEIGPEGFMNLSVEELTRRIAEKGHRFARQRAERIVKARSKWPYLQELLASGRKGREIRDLLSDPCSPYKVEGFGLKEASHFLRNIGFKDLAIVDRHILSYLRERNLVPQNKTLTRRMYLQAEQVLERVGEKLGVTLAELDLYIFYLKTSKVLK, from the coding sequence ATGCAGGATGAACTGTTACTGATCAAGGAAAAGGTTGGACAATACGTGGATAGGAGAATAGGGGAGTTTGAAAGACTGGGCAGAGAAGGAAGAACCCACTATGACTTCAGGCCTTTTCTAGACGTGGATATGGATACCGATATATTCTCAGAGCTCTGTTTCTGTATACTGACCGCCAACTCCTCTGCCGTGCTGGGGATAAAACTGCAGAAGGAGATAGGCCCGGAAGGTTTCATGAACCTATCTGTAGAGGAACTCACAAGAAGGATCGCGGAGAAAGGACACAGGTTTGCAAGGCAAAGAGCAGAACGCATAGTGAAAGCAAGAAGCAAATGGCCGTATCTGCAGGAGCTTTTAGCCTCAGGAAGGAAGGGTAGAGAAATCAGGGATCTTCTCAGCGATCCGTGTTCCCCTTACAAGGTGGAAGGATTTGGGCTTAAGGAGGCATCCCACTTTCTGAGAAACATAGGTTTTAAGGACTTAGCCATAGTGGACAGACACATACTCAGTTATCTAAGGGAGAGAAATCTCGTTCCTCAGAACAAAACACTGACAAGAAGAATGTACCTGCAGGCGGAGCAGGTACTGGAGAGAGTTGGAGAAAAGTTAGGTGTAACGTTGGCAGAGCTGGATCTTTATATCTTCTACCTAAAGACCAGTAAAGTCCTCAAGTGA
- a CDS encoding AAA family ATPase: MLLRLSIESFRLLKDVELNFSPGLNVITGETGSGKSMTFSAVRFLAGDEEESQEGTAVEMELELEEEEYVIRREIRRGRSRYYLNGMGSTAKVVKDILLRAILLQGQNDRLSFLKSHYQRDIYDTLAGTLPLRKEYQDLYDRYRKIRSRFEELSHRKKEKELRTKLLEEEIREIESIGLSAEEYERIKEYLEELSRKEKICRLAEEGVRCIDDKVLEGLSTLRKICRDIGIKTEDLEEFRERLIQLRSDLLSIIEDWDPHQLDLLNEKVYRVQRLERRYGMSYRQILSYLNDLKEELTVLSSLEEELQSLQEQLENLQEELTKKRERLAQERRRAKERVLYQINSLLADIGLTDRYLDVVLEEDEDPRFLLRGSGSTGVDFARFASGGEISRVALALFLVIPAKETYLLDEIDVGVSGHASLRLARFLKKLSKKMQLVVITHSPAVAAAGDTHFVAVREGDQVTIKEVGERRLEEIARLMGVVSPTTLKGAKELLEKVHAG, encoded by the coding sequence ATGCTCCTGAGGTTGAGCATAGAAAGTTTCCGTCTTCTGAAAGATGTAGAACTTAACTTTTCACCGGGACTCAACGTCATAACGGGAGAGACAGGAAGCGGCAAGTCTATGACCTTTTCAGCGGTAAGGTTCTTGGCAGGGGATGAGGAAGAGTCCCAAGAAGGCACAGCGGTGGAGATGGAACTGGAGTTGGAAGAGGAGGAGTATGTGATCCGAAGGGAGATAAGGAGGGGTAGGAGTAGGTACTACCTGAACGGTATGGGAAGCACCGCTAAGGTGGTGAAAGACATCCTACTCAGGGCCATACTTCTTCAAGGACAGAACGACAGACTGAGCTTCCTAAAATCCCACTATCAGAGGGACATATACGACACTCTGGCCGGCACCCTTCCTCTCCGTAAGGAGTATCAGGATCTTTACGACAGGTATAGAAAGATAAGGTCAAGGTTTGAGGAACTCTCCCATCGTAAGAAGGAAAAAGAGCTAAGGACCAAACTGCTGGAAGAGGAGATAAGAGAGATTGAGAGCATAGGCCTTTCGGCGGAGGAGTACGAAAGGATAAAGGAATATCTGGAGGAACTGTCCAGAAAGGAGAAGATCTGTAGGTTGGCGGAGGAAGGGGTAAGGTGCATAGATGATAAAGTGCTGGAGGGACTGAGCACCCTCAGAAAGATATGTAGGGACATAGGCATAAAAACGGAGGATCTGGAGGAGTTTCGCGAGAGGCTTATCCAACTGAGGAGTGACCTTCTCTCTATCATAGAGGACTGGGATCCTCACCAGTTGGACCTTCTCAACGAGAAGGTGTATAGGGTCCAAAGACTTGAAAGGCGCTATGGTATGAGCTACAGACAGATACTGTCCTATCTTAATGATCTCAAGGAGGAGCTAACAGTTCTCAGTTCCTTAGAGGAGGAACTGCAGAGCCTACAAGAGCAGTTGGAAAACCTCCAAGAAGAACTGACAAAAAAGAGAGAAAGGTTGGCTCAGGAGAGAAGACGTGCCAAAGAAAGAGTTCTGTATCAGATAAACAGCCTTCTTGCAGATATAGGTCTTACTGATAGATACCTTGACGTGGTGCTGGAGGAGGATGAAGATCCCAGGTTTCTCCTCAGAGGTAGCGGGTCAACTGGGGTGGATTTTGCCCGTTTTGCTTCCGGAGGTGAGATATCCAGAGTAGCACTGGCTCTCTTTCTGGTAATACCCGCCAAAGAGACTTATCTTCTGGACGAGATAGATGTAGGAGTGAGTGGACATGCTTCCCTCAGGTTAGCTCGTTTTCTTAAAAAGCTGTCTAAAAAGATGCAACTGGTAGTTATCACCCACTCACCCGCCGTGGCAGCTGCTGGAGACACCCATTTTGTTGCTGTCCGGGAAGGTGATCAGGTGACCATAAAGGAGGTAGGAGAGAGGAGGTTGGAGGAGATAGCTCGTCTCATGGGTGTGGTAAGTCCTACCACTCTGAAGGGTGCCAAAGAACTGCTGGAGAAAGTTCATGCAGGATGA
- the guaB gene encoding IMP dehydrogenase, with protein sequence MDLVEGLTFDDVLLIPQYSEVLPHEVDVSTRLTRNISLKIPIVSAAMDTVTESRMAIALAREGGIGIIHRNMSIQEQAEEVEKVKKSESGMILKPVTVTPDTSVRTALDIMSKYKISGVPVVTDGNKLVGILTNRDLRFIKPTDYDKPVSLFMTKENLIVAQELVTLEEAEEILQRHKVEKLPIVDKEGRLVGLITIKDITKRRKYPNACKDPLGRLRVGAAVGTGPDTKDRVEALVSAGVDVIVVDTAHGHSKRVLQTVEMIKSNFNVDVIAGNIATGEGAEDLIKAGADAVKVGVGPGSICTTRIVAGVGVPQLSAIMWVYEVASKYDVPVIADGGIRYSGDIVKALAAGADAVMLGNLLAGTEEAPGEVIYYQGRAYKSYRGMGSLGAMSNRMSADRYGQDKMEKFVPEGIEGRVPYRGRLAEVVFQLVGGLRSGMGYVGARNIKELREKAKFVRISWAGYRESHVHDVIITKEAPNYWVD encoded by the coding sequence ATGGATTTGGTAGAAGGTCTCACCTTTGACGACGTTCTTTTGATACCCCAGTACTCGGAGGTTTTACCTCACGAGGTGGATGTATCCACGCGCCTTACCCGTAACATATCTCTCAAAATACCCATAGTCTCCGCAGCTATGGACACCGTCACTGAGTCCCGTATGGCCATAGCCTTGGCCAGGGAAGGTGGTATAGGCATAATCCACCGGAACATGAGTATACAGGAACAGGCTGAGGAAGTGGAGAAAGTAAAGAAATCAGAGAGTGGTATGATCCTCAAACCCGTGACGGTAACTCCCGACACCAGTGTGCGCACCGCTCTTGATATAATGAGTAAGTACAAGATCTCGGGTGTTCCGGTAGTGACCGACGGTAACAAGCTGGTAGGCATCCTCACCAACAGGGACCTGAGGTTTATAAAGCCCACCGATTACGATAAGCCAGTATCCCTTTTTATGACCAAGGAAAACCTTATAGTGGCCCAGGAGCTTGTAACACTGGAAGAAGCTGAAGAGATTTTGCAAAGGCACAAGGTGGAAAAGCTCCCCATAGTGGACAAGGAAGGGAGACTGGTGGGTCTTATCACCATCAAGGATATCACCAAAAGACGGAAGTACCCCAACGCCTGTAAGGATCCCTTAGGAAGGCTGAGGGTAGGTGCCGCTGTAGGAACCGGACCCGATACAAAGGACAGGGTGGAAGCCCTTGTATCGGCAGGTGTGGATGTGATAGTGGTAGACACAGCTCACGGTCATTCCAAAAGAGTACTCCAGACGGTGGAGATGATAAAGTCCAACTTCAACGTGGATGTTATAGCAGGTAACATAGCCACAGGGGAGGGTGCCGAGGACCTCATAAAGGCAGGAGCGGATGCCGTTAAGGTAGGTGTAGGGCCAGGTTCCATATGCACTACCAGAATAGTGGCAGGCGTAGGTGTTCCTCAGCTATCTGCCATCATGTGGGTCTATGAAGTGGCTTCCAAGTACGATGTGCCGGTCATAGCGGACGGGGGAATAAGATACTCGGGTGACATAGTGAAAGCTCTGGCAGCGGGAGCTGATGCGGTAATGTTGGGCAATCTACTGGCAGGTACAGAAGAAGCTCCTGGAGAGGTCATATACTACCAAGGCAGGGCCTATAAAAGCTACAGAGGTATGGGTTCTTTAGGTGCCATGAGTAACCGTATGTCTGCCGACAGGTACGGACAGGATAAGATGGAGAAGTTTGTACCAGAAGGTATAGAAGGTAGGGTTCCCTACAGAGGTAGACTTGCCGAGGTGGTGTTTCAGTTGGTGGGTGGTTTGAGATCAGGGATGGGCTATGTAGGTGCCAGAAATATAAAAGAACTGCGGGAAAAGGCCAAGTTTGTGAGAATATCGTGGGCAGGCTACAGGGAATCTCATGTGCATGACGTAATAATCACCAAAGAGGCTCCCAACTATTGGGTGGACTGA
- the murG gene encoding undecaprenyldiphospho-muramoylpentapeptide beta-N-acetylglucosaminyltransferase, giving the protein MSRFLISGGGTGGHFFPALALTEWLVKRNYKTIFVGSVRGIEFSLKELLPSEAIFLTSYPFVGVAWHRKLYALVHIAVSSLRLLRHIESRDISVVFGGYASLPLGVASVVRGARLFLHEQNSVPSRTNRLLSNRSEKIFVTFEYSKKFFPLHKVVKTGLPVREQILRHLSLSKEEAREKLGLMTDKPVILVFGGSQGAQFLNTVTVELLSNLPFQSIHVTGDRDFPRVKELYREKKLRGVVFSFFHDMGLLYRASDLAICRAGASSITELSLYGLPALFVPYPHAADDHQFYNAKEIEDLGGGITVRQQEATVEKLREALEKILSDRDRYSEGIRKFALPDACERIFQSTQ; this is encoded by the coding sequence ATGAGTCGTTTCCTCATATCGGGGGGTGGAACGGGTGGTCACTTCTTTCCTGCTCTCGCCCTCACAGAGTGGCTTGTGAAGAGAAACTACAAGACTATCTTTGTGGGTTCCGTCAGAGGGATAGAGTTTTCACTAAAAGAACTTTTACCCTCTGAGGCCATCTTTCTGACATCTTACCCCTTTGTGGGTGTGGCTTGGCACCGTAAACTTTACGCCCTTGTCCACATAGCTGTGTCTTCGCTGCGCCTTCTGAGACATATAGAGTCCAGGGATATAAGCGTGGTCTTTGGAGGATACGCCAGCCTACCTTTGGGTGTAGCCTCTGTTGTGAGAGGTGCTCGCCTCTTTTTGCACGAACAGAACTCGGTACCCAGTAGAACCAACCGCTTGCTCTCTAATAGATCCGAAAAGATCTTTGTAACCTTTGAGTACTCTAAGAAGTTTTTCCCTCTCCATAAGGTGGTGAAAACAGGCCTTCCTGTAAGGGAGCAGATTCTCCGACATCTCTCCCTTTCTAAGGAAGAGGCAAGAGAGAAACTGGGCCTTATGACAGACAAACCTGTTATTCTTGTGTTTGGTGGAAGCCAGGGAGCACAGTTTCTCAACACTGTAACGGTGGAGCTTCTTTCCAACTTACCTTTTCAAAGCATCCACGTTACAGGAGATAGAGACTTTCCGAGAGTCAAGGAGCTTTACCGGGAAAAAAAGTTAAGGGGTGTGGTGTTTTCTTTCTTTCACGATATGGGCCTTCTTTATAGAGCCAGTGATCTGGCCATATGCAGAGCAGGTGCTTCCAGCATAACAGAACTCTCCCTTTACGGTCTACCTGCTCTTTTTGTACCCTATCCACACGCTGCGGACGATCACCAATTTTACAACGCCAAGGAGATAGAGGATCTGGGAGGTGGTATCACGGTAAGGCAACAAGAAGCCACTGTAGAAAAACTGAGAGAGGCCTTGGAAAAGATCCTCTCCGATAGGGACAGGTATTCGGAGGGTATAAGAAAGTTCGCCCTTCCGGATGCATGCGAGAGGATCTTTCAGTCCACCCAATAG
- a CDS encoding NuoI/complex I 23 kDa subunit family protein, with amino-acid sequence MGIKKVDRKAFLNLVETVLFVDFIKGLSVTLKNLLKKPITTNYPLEKLTPPKRFRGAHGHFVWDGTEPNSLKAIEKFMSFEKGKSRCVACYMCQTACPMPTLFRIEAVQMPDGTKKVVRFDMNLLNCLFCGLCVDACPVGCLTMTDLYELAGYSRRNAVLRMEQLEKNAIDWKQRRGQEPDRIWIDDQHREKLWGKISWSG; translated from the coding sequence ATGGGTATAAAGAAGGTGGACAGAAAGGCGTTTCTTAATCTGGTGGAGACGGTGCTGTTTGTGGATTTCATAAAGGGCCTGTCGGTAACCCTCAAGAACCTGCTGAAGAAACCTATAACCACCAACTATCCCTTAGAGAAACTCACGCCTCCAAAGCGTTTTAGGGGAGCTCACGGACACTTTGTGTGGGATGGTACGGAACCAAACTCCCTGAAGGCTATAGAGAAGTTTATGAGTTTTGAGAAGGGCAAAAGTAGGTGTGTGGCCTGCTATATGTGTCAGACAGCTTGCCCTATGCCTACCCTTTTCAGGATAGAGGCTGTTCAGATGCCTGATGGTACAAAAAAAGTGGTGAGATTTGACATGAACCTTCTTAACTGTCTGTTCTGTGGACTGTGTGTGGATGCATGCCCGGTGGGATGTCTCACCATGACAGATCTCTATGAACTAGCCGGTTACTCCCGCAGAAACGCCGTTTTAAGAATGGAACAGTTGGAAAAGAACGCCATAGACTGGAAACAGAGAAGGGGACAAGAACCCGATAGGATATGGATAGATGACCAGCATCGTGAAAAGCTCTGGGGGAAGATAAGTTGGAGTGGGTGA
- a CDS encoding NADH-quinone oxidoreductase subunit J family protein produces the protein MEWVIFGILSLWLILSVLGVLFLKNPVHVVLSFLSVVLATAGIFLHLGAELLAGLQLIIYAVAIVVFYVLVVTTIPWEKVKRFEGIYLREFLLAVPFFLLLVVALSYLAWSGSFATKGFPLSGDNVRDVGKVLFTSYLFPFELASVILLIAMVGAILLGRKED, from the coding sequence TTGGAGTGGGTGATCTTTGGTATACTTTCCCTATGGTTGATACTCTCTGTTTTAGGGGTCCTTTTCCTCAAAAACCCGGTTCACGTGGTTCTCTCCTTCCTTTCGGTAGTTTTGGCCACAGCAGGTATATTCCTGCACTTGGGTGCAGAACTCTTGGCGGGTCTTCAACTGATAATATACGCTGTGGCCATAGTAGTGTTCTACGTGTTGGTGGTGACCACTATACCATGGGAAAAGGTGAAGAGGTTTGAGGGTATCTATCTGAGGGAGTTCCTTTTGGCGGTGCCCTTCTTCCTCCTTCTCGTGGTGGCGTTGTCTTATTTGGCATGGAGCGGGTCCTTCGCTACGAAGGGTTTCCCTCTTTCGGGGGACAACGTGAGGGATGTGGGAAAGGTCCTCTTCACCAGTTATCTCTTTCCTTTTGAGCTGGCTTCTGTTATACTTTTGATAGCCATGGTGGGAGCCATCTTGCTTGGGAGGAAGGAGGATTGA
- the nuoK gene encoding NADH-quinone oxidoreductase subunit NuoK, whose product MTIEKAYMLISIFLFLSGLLGVIIRKNLITLLVSTELMLNGVNLGFVAMDRMVGGVEGQVFSLFVLAVAASEVAVGLGLVVSIFRLKGYEGSSEITHLRD is encoded by the coding sequence TTGACTATAGAAAAAGCTTATATGCTTATAAGCATTTTTTTATTCCTTTCCGGTCTCTTGGGTGTTATCATAAGGAAGAACCTCATAACCCTTCTGGTAAGTACGGAGCTTATGCTGAACGGTGTTAACCTAGGGTTTGTAGCGATGGACAGGATGGTGGGTGGTGTGGAAGGACAGGTTTTCTCCCTTTTCGTACTGGCGGTAGCCGCTTCGGAAGTGGCCGTAGGTTTAGGGCTGGTGGTGTCCATATTTCGCCTTAAGGGTTATGAGGGGTCTTCTGAGATAACGCACCTGAGGGACTGA
- the nuoL gene encoding NADH-quinone oxidoreductase subunit L, protein MEFLLVLIFPVVAFLVVGLLGRRLGDFPSAIITVLASSLSFLFSLYAALQAIKNPVHVPLYTFILLQSKPLELGLLFDTLSSVVATLVTFVATFIFLYSIGYMRNLFGQWTYKFYAYLSFFLFSMLLIVLSDNLLLLFFGWEGVGLASYLLIGYFHEQRKATNAALEAFVMNRVGDWLFLLGILMSFITFGSIRYQEMWEKAHLVDPLMLSWACLLLFGGAVGKSGQVPLHTWLPNAMAGPTPVSALLHSSTMVAAGVYMVARLHPVFEASDTALKVIVVVGSVTALMAALAATSHTDIKKIIAFSTMSQLGLMFIALGLKDKLAGSFHLMTHAFFKALLFLAAGSVIHTFHHKVHDIYEVGGLRSKMPVTYLSFMVGALALAGVFPFAGFWSKELILGRAYEASFGIGVLVSVVSVLTAYYIFREGFVMFHGEERKGGAHESEGVMILPMAVLMLGSVFAGFGVWWYGSLMGKEVHIHGDTVVLSLVIALVGIGVAYSVYVKRWLSAEELYRVLRPLHTTFREQFFTERFYHKTLAGGYMRISKGLHTVWERVLIDGFINLLALLYVKLVRFLWMKLDIMVVDLLVNGVARFTFKTGRTVRNFQTGLLNHYVAFLLAGMVFIFGIIIKFMR, encoded by the coding sequence ATGGAATTTCTACTGGTACTGATCTTTCCGGTTGTAGCCTTTTTGGTGGTGGGGCTTTTGGGAAGGAGACTGGGAGACTTTCCTTCCGCCATCATAACCGTGCTGGCATCCTCTCTGTCCTTTCTGTTTTCCCTCTATGCCGCACTGCAGGCCATCAAAAACCCAGTGCATGTTCCCCTTTACACCTTCATCCTCCTACAGTCTAAACCCCTTGAGCTGGGCCTTCTCTTTGACACCCTTTCATCGGTGGTAGCCACACTGGTCACCTTCGTAGCCACCTTTATCTTCCTGTACTCGATAGGCTACATGAGGAACCTCTTCGGTCAGTGGACCTACAAGTTTTACGCTTACCTGTCCTTCTTCCTTTTCTCAATGCTTCTGATAGTTCTGTCTGACAATCTTCTTCTTCTCTTCTTTGGTTGGGAAGGTGTAGGACTAGCCTCTTACCTTCTGATAGGATACTTCCATGAGCAGAGGAAAGCCACCAACGCAGCGCTGGAAGCCTTTGTTATGAACAGAGTAGGGGACTGGCTGTTTCTTTTGGGGATTCTCATGAGCTTTATCACCTTTGGATCCATCCGTTATCAGGAGATGTGGGAGAAAGCCCACTTAGTAGACCCTCTCATGTTGTCTTGGGCATGTCTTTTACTCTTTGGTGGTGCGGTAGGCAAATCGGGGCAGGTACCTTTACACACCTGGCTACCCAACGCCATGGCAGGTCCGACACCCGTATCTGCACTACTCCACTCCTCCACCATGGTAGCTGCTGGGGTGTACATGGTAGCCAGACTACATCCGGTATTTGAAGCCAGTGACACAGCCTTGAAAGTCATCGTGGTAGTAGGGAGCGTAACCGCCCTTATGGCAGCGTTAGCTGCCACATCGCATACGGACATAAAGAAGATCATAGCCTTTTCCACCATGAGCCAGTTGGGGCTTATGTTCATAGCATTAGGACTGAAGGATAAGCTGGCGGGGAGTTTTCATCTGATGACCCATGCCTTTTTCAAGGCACTGTTATTTTTAGCAGCGGGATCGGTGATACACACCTTTCACCATAAGGTACACGACATATACGAAGTAGGGGGCTTAAGGAGCAAGATGCCTGTAACCTATCTAAGCTTTATGGTAGGGGCTTTAGCTTTAGCTGGTGTGTTTCCCTTTGCTGGCTTTTGGAGTAAGGAGTTGATTTTAGGGAGGGCGTACGAGGCTAGTTTTGGGATAGGTGTGTTGGTGAGTGTAGTGAGCGTGTTGACAGCCTATTACATATTCAGGGAAGGGTTTGTGATGTTTCACGGGGAGGAGAGGAAAGGAGGTGCCCACGAGAGTGAAGGGGTGATGATACTACCCATGGCGGTATTGATGTTAGGGTCTGTGTTTGCGGGTTTTGGTGTGTGGTGGTACGGTAGTCTCATGGGTAAGGAGGTACACATACACGGTGATACGGTGGTACTGTCGTTGGTGATAGCCCTTGTGGGTATAGGTGTGGCGTACAGTGTGTATGTGAAGAGGTGGTTGAGTGCAGAGGAGCTTTATAGGGTGCTCAGGCCCCTTCACACCACCTTCAGAGAGCAGTTCTTTACGGAAAGGTTCTACCACAAAACTTTAGCGGGAGGGTATATGCGGATATCTAAAGGACTTCACACAGTGTGGGAGAGGGTCCTTATAGACGGTTTTATAAATCTTCTGGCTTTGTTGTACGTAAAATTAGTTAGGTTCCTATGGATGAAACTGGACATAATGGTGGTAGACCTCTTGGTAAACGGAGTGGCGCGCTTTACCTTCAAGACGGGTAGGACCGTTAGAAACTTTCAGACAGGTCTGTTGAACCATTATGTGGCCTTCCTCCTTGCAGGTATGGTCTTTATCTTCGGTATCATCATAAAGTTCATGAGGTGA
- a CDS encoding complex I subunit 4 family protein, protein MDLVNLLIPTSMLLPLVGAFFIIFLPERYTKGMAVVLSSLVFLLSLMSIPLFDFKKAQTMQFYWHRPLLPELGITLSFAFDGLSYLMYLLTTLVSLAAILWSLRDHQITHRLKEYYLFFLLTESLLVGVFGSLDLIVFYVFYELTLVPMFFVIGVWGYKLRLYSAYKFFIYIFVSSLFLLLGIVTVAVEHYRQFGKFSFFYFDLINNHYPLGLEIFLFVLFLIAFAVKTPVVPFHTWLPDAHGEAPTAGSVVLAALLLKMGTYALLRFNIGLFPEATKFLMPFMVLWGIASIVFASWFTISQNNVKRFVAYSSISHMGFVVAGMFLLNQQGLRASIMEMFAHGLTSSALFMMAGFIYNRLHSFNMDALKGSIKFMPVFAFLVAITAYSSMGLPGGSSFWGKFLTIAGAREYSLWLALFVLGGAFFSVLYMLYLLKTLYLDTKEESRLVHFSDMRGYKLFAFLLVVLPTLLVGLTPFLFFAFFDPYITSLLSYLFLRPGGAP, encoded by the coding sequence ATGGACTTGGTGAATCTTCTTATACCTACCAGTATGCTGTTGCCTCTCGTGGGAGCCTTCTTCATAATCTTTCTGCCCGAAAGGTACACCAAGGGGATGGCTGTTGTCCTCTCGTCACTCGTGTTCCTCCTGTCTTTAATGTCTATTCCCCTCTTTGATTTTAAGAAAGCCCAAACGATGCAGTTTTACTGGCACAGGCCTCTCTTGCCTGAGCTGGGAATTACCCTAAGTTTTGCCTTTGATGGGCTCTCTTATCTTATGTACCTACTCACCACCCTTGTCTCATTGGCTGCCATACTTTGGTCCTTGAGGGATCACCAAATCACTCATCGTCTCAAAGAGTACTATCTTTTCTTTCTCCTCACGGAGAGCCTCCTCGTAGGTGTCTTTGGTAGCTTGGATCTGATAGTTTTCTACGTTTTCTATGAGCTGACCTTGGTACCTATGTTCTTCGTCATAGGTGTCTGGGGTTATAAGCTGAGGCTTTACTCGGCTTACAAGTTCTTTATCTACATCTTTGTATCCTCTCTGTTTCTTCTGCTGGGTATAGTAACTGTAGCTGTAGAGCATTACAGACAGTTCGGTAAGTTCTCCTTCTTCTACTTTGATCTCATAAACAATCACTACCCATTAGGTTTAGAGATCTTTTTATTCGTCCTCTTTTTAATTGCCTTTGCGGTGAAAACTCCCGTAGTGCCTTTTCACACGTGGCTTCCCGATGCTCACGGTGAAGCACCCACCGCTGGTTCGGTAGTACTGGCGGCTCTCCTTCTCAAGATGGGGACATATGCTCTCCTTCGCTTTAACATAGGTCTCTTTCCGGAAGCCACCAAGTTTCTGATGCCCTTTATGGTACTGTGGGGCATAGCTAGTATTGTCTTTGCTTCTTGGTTTACTATAAGTCAGAACAACGTCAAGAGGTTCGTAGCCTATTCTTCAATAAGCCATATGGGGTTTGTGGTGGCTGGCATGTTTCTCCTCAACCAGCAAGGACTGAGAGCTAGCATAATGGAGATGTTTGCTCACGGTCTTACATCCTCCGCACTGTTTATGATGGCGGGGTTCATATACAACAGACTCCACAGCTTCAACATGGATGCCCTGAAGGGTAGTATAAAGTTTATGCCGGTCTTTGCTTTTCTGGTAGCTATAACAGCTTACTCTTCCATGGGTCTTCCCGGTGGTTCCTCCTTCTGGGGTAAGTTCCTAACGATCGCAGGTGCCCGTGAGTACAGCCTGTGGCTGGCTCTCTTTGTATTAGGTGGTGCCTTCTTCAGTGTCTTGTATATGCTTTATCTTCTCAAAACCCTCTATCTTGACACCAAGGAGGAGAGCAGACTGGTGCATTTTTCCGACATGAGGGGCTACAAACTCTTTGCTTTTCTCCTGGTAGTACTACCCACGCTACTGGTAGGTCTTACTCCTTTCCTCTTCTTTGCTTTCTTTGATCCTTACATAACGTCGCTGCTGTCCTACTTGTTCTTAAGGCCTGGAGGTGCTCCATGA